The DNA window ACATGCCGACCATCACGCTGGATCCGGTGACACCCTACTACTGGCGCGTAAGCGCAGAAAACGCATGCGGCGTCAGCGTCCAGTCGGCGACATTCCAGTTCACGACGCGACCGGTCCCGGATCTACTTGTGGTGGATGACGATGACAACGGCCCGGATGTTCGGGCCACGTATACCGACGCACTGGATACGCTGGGACTCCCCTACGACATCTGGGATACGGGCAACAGCGATGATGAACCCAGCGCGGAGGCGCTCGCCCCGTACAAGAAGGTGATCTGGTTCACCGGCGACGAGTTCGGCGGATCTGCCGGGCCGGGCCCCGGTGGCGAGTCCGCCCTTGCCAGCTGGCTCGACAGCTCGGCCTGTCTTCTGCTCAGCAGTCAGGACTATTACTACGACCGTGGGGCCACCGGTTTCGTGACGGGCCATCTTGGTGTGGCGTCAGCCACAAGCGATGTCGGCCAGACTTCCGCCGAGGGCGCCGGCACGCTGTTCGGTGGATTCGGCACCTACACACTCTCGTTCCCGTACACCAACTACACCGATGACATTGTTCCCGACGTTACTGCCGAGGGCGCGTTTATCGGATCGACGACCAACCTGTCGAGTGTCGACAAGGACACCGGTGTCTATCGGACGCTGTTCATGAGCATCGGTGTCGAGACCCTACCAACGGCGACCGACCAGGAAAACGCGCTGTCGGATTTCATCACATGGTGTGACGCCCTTGGCGGACTGGATCCCGATAGCGACGGGACACCCAACGGTGGCGACTGCGCCCCGGGCGATCCGGACAACTGGAGCCCTCCGGGTGAGGCGCGCAGCCTGTTCATGACGACGGCACCCGCCGACAACCTGGACTGGCAGGCCCCCATCGCTCCGGGTGCCATCCTGGTCTCCTACGACGTTCTGCGGGCAGACGGTGCGCAAGCGTTTGCAGCCGCAACCTGTCTCGCCAGCGACATCGCCGGGCCAACGGCGACAGAAACCCTGGTTCCGGTAGTGGGGCAAGCGTATTACTACCTCATCCGCTCCCGTAACGGCTGTGGCGACTCGTTGGGGAGCCAACGAGCCCAACCCGGTGTGACCTGCCCATGATCAAGAAGCACAGTTTGTGGCTGCTGTGTCTGGGGCTGTTGCTTGCCGATGCCCCCTCGGTCATCGCGCAATCGGAGCCCGACGACGGCGTCCCGGTGGCCGCGACGGAGTTGCGTTATCGCATCACCGCGACGGCGGCCCGGGTTAACCGACGTCCGATGGGTCCGACCCGACGTCGGGTTCAGGGAGTGCCTGCAGAGCCGATCGATTCCTTCGTCTGGAACGGTGAGGGCTCGACCCCCGTCGAAGGTCGTATGACCATCGACGTCCTGCCGATGCGAAATACCGGCGTCATCGATGTGGAATGGACCGACACCCACGGAGACTGGCACTTGCGCGTTGTGCGGTTTCTGCACCCGGATATCCACAGCTCCGGGATCCGACTCGGGAGCTCCGCGAACTGGACGGACACCGTTCTCAATGAGGCCATCAGCCACAACGTCTATCTCCACGGAGACACGGGCGCGGGACAACCGGTATTGCCGACGGTCTTCACGTACCTGGCGGCCTGGGGACCTGCAAAGGTCACGCTCAACGGCGAGTTGTTCGCCAATCCGTTCGAGCTCCCGGCACCGCTCTGGGGCGCTCACATCATGGTCACCGAGGGTGTGCGACGGGAGGACGGATCCGTTCGGACCCTGACCAACGAAATCTACAATCCCTCGCGGGCCACCGAAGGCGCCGTCGAGCCGGCTGACATTGAAGCCCACATGACGTTTCACGATGAGATCTTTCCGCGGACAGAGAACATCCCACCGTTTTTCTCGTTCTTCTATCACGTCATCTTCGAAGACGTGCAGATCGAGATCACGCAGTCGGAACCCGTCGACCGTCCCGACATCCTGATTCGGCCAATCATCGGGAACCGCGACTTGCCACTGTGGGACCTGGGCGTAAGCCGCTAGACGCCCTCGAATCGGGTAGACTCCCGGAATGATGGATCGTAGACCCTCCGAAGCACCGCCCCGCACACGCTCGTGGCGTTCAACGCTTCACGAGATCATCTTCGAGGCGGATACGCCCCTCGGCAAGGCATTCGATGTTGCCCTGCTCGTCGCGATCCTCGCCAGTATTGTCACGGTGATGCTGGAGAGCGTCGACACCGTCGATCAACGCTACCACCGCTTGCTTGCGATTCTGGAATGGACCTTCACGATCGTCTTCTCGATCGAGTACATACTCCGGCTCATCTGCGTGCGTCGTCCGATCCTTTACGCTCGGAGTTTCTTTGGAATCATCGATCTCCTTGCAATCTTGCCGACCTACCTGAGTCTCTTGATCCCCGGCGCCCAACAGCTGCTCGTCATCCGAGCGCTACGCCTGCTTCGACTGTTTCGAGTGTTCAAGTTGGGCCGCTATCTCAGTGAAGCCAGGGCACTAAGGCGAGCCCTGTGGGCCAGTCGGCAGAAGATCATCGTCTTCCTGGCAACCGTCCTGGTCATCGTGGTCATCGTCGGGTCTCTGATACATCTGATCGAGGGACCGGAGAACGGCTTCACCTCGATCCCACGCGGCGTCTACTGGGCGATCGTGACGCTGACGACGGTGGGATACGGCGATGTTTCCCCCAACACGGTGCCAGGGCAAATGCTTGCCGGCGTGATGATGATCCTGGGATACAGCCTCATCATCATTCCAACCGGAATTTTTTCGGCGGAACTCGCGGGAGGATTGCGTGCGATCAGTACCCAGAGCTGCCCGGCCTGCTCTCGCGAGGGGCACGAATCGGGCGCCCGATTCTGCAACCAGTGCGGCACCCGGCTCTAGAGAGAGATTTCCGGTCCACCCGTTACCAATCGGCGTCAGGCTTCGCGGATGACGCTCAACAGGTGACGAACCTCGTCATCGACGTGTTCATCTTCGACGGTACGACCGATCTCCTCTCGCAGCAGGCGACCGAAGGCACGTCGTAAACGCGAGACCGCCATCTTGATCGCCGATTCGGTCGTGTCGAGGTCGACGGCGATCTCCTTGTAGGATCGGGCGGTCACATCCGCCGACAGATGCGGCTCGAGCAACTGGAATTGTCGAAGTTTTTTCGCGTCGTCAAATTCCGCTCGCAGTCGATTCTTCGTCCGTCCAAGAACCGCGAGAGCCCATCTTCGTTCATAGGCCTGCTCCGGAGTTCGGTGGTCCGGAGGTTCTTGACGGTAGCGTCCCTCCGCATCGGCGCTATCGAGAGCGACCCACTCGACTTCGCCACCGCGCTTGATCGTCGTGGCGTCGCGATGTTGGTTGGCCAGGAAGTGCTTGAGCGAGGCCAGCAAAAAGGACCGAAATTTGCCGTCTTCCGGTCGCACGTCTTCCAGGTAGTCTTTCTCCAACATGCGTAGGAAGTAAGACTGCGTCAGATCCATCGCCTCGTCAGGCCCATTGCCGCGTCGCCTGACGAAGTAGTAGGCCGGATACCAATAGGTACGACAGAGCTCGGCCAGGGCGGCCGACGCGTCCTCGCTATCCGTCCCACGGGCGGACAGGATCATCGTCCAACGCGTCGTATGAAACCGCCCGTCGCCGCCCATTCAGTCCGATCCGCGCTCCAGAGCGAACGTCATTTTCCCGGCCCGCTCGCCGTTGGCGTAGGCAATCCATTGGCTCATGATGCGATCGTCACCCTCCCACGTAATCCGCGCGTCATGGATGTGGTTGTCGACCTTCGGGTCCAGATTGGACCCACCGGTGAACTCGAACACCATGTCGGAGGACGAGCTCTCCGATCGGTTGAGACGCATCGTCGGCTGGTTGCCGCCGGCGCAGTAGTGGGTCAGGACCAACTCCGCACCGTCGAGGTGATACATGTTGATCATCTCGTGAGGAGACCCGGGACTCATCGTCTCCATGACGACCGAACCGTTGGCCGAGACCTGGA is part of the Acidobacteriota bacterium genome and encodes:
- a CDS encoding ion transporter, which encodes MDRRPSEAPPRTRSWRSTLHEIIFEADTPLGKAFDVALLVAILASIVTVMLESVDTVDQRYHRLLAILEWTFTIVFSIEYILRLICVRRPILYARSFFGIIDLLAILPTYLSLLIPGAQQLLVIRALRLLRLFRVFKLGRYLSEARALRRALWASRQKIIVFLATVLVIVVIVGSLIHLIEGPENGFTSIPRGVYWAIVTLTTVGYGDVSPNTVPGQMLAGVMMILGYSLIIIPTGIFSAELAGGLRAISTQSCPACSREGHESGARFCNQCGTRL
- a CDS encoding sigma-70 family RNA polymerase sigma factor, encoding MGGDGRFHTTRWTMILSARGTDSEDASAALAELCRTYWYPAYYFVRRRGNGPDEAMDLTQSYFLRMLEKDYLEDVRPEDGKFRSFLLASLKHFLANQHRDATTIKRGGEVEWVALDSADAEGRYRQEPPDHRTPEQAYERRWALAVLGRTKNRLRAEFDDAKKLRQFQLLEPHLSADVTARSYKEIAVDLDTTESAIKMAVSRLRRAFGRLLREEIGRTVEDEHVDDEVRHLLSVIREA